The Silene latifolia isolate original U9 population chromosome Y, ASM4854445v1, whole genome shotgun sequence sequence TCCCAATTCTCCCTCACCAACGGAATGAACTTCTCTGAACCACCCCACATGTTGTAGTATTTGAAATTTCTTTTACCCTAACTGTGACTAGTGCTCTTTAATAAACAAGGTGTGTGATCCATCAAACCCTCAGGCAAAAAATGAGCATATATATTAGGAAAGGAATCACACCAGACTTGATTGACCAAGAACCTATCAATTCTGCTATATATACGCTCCTCAGGCTTCTGCTTATTGTTCCAGGTAAACAAGGCTCCTACTGCTGCAACATCTACCACCCCACAATCTGCATTACATCTTCTAAACGGTTCCATTTCACCAGCTGGAGTATTACCCCCTACTCTCTCTGATGTATTCAGAACACTGTTGAAATCTCCTGCAATtgcccatggtccattaaccagGTTTGAAATCCTCCTCAAGCTATCCCACAGAGGCTCCCTCTCATGCTGTCCATTGAAGGCATACACCATTGTTAACCAAAAACTCCTCCTATCCACCAAAGAATCAACCTTCATATGAACAAATTGAGCATTGTATTCTATCACGTTCACCCTAAAGCAACTTGGCTTCCAAATGATCCAAATGCGTCCTCCAGAATGATATCCCGAATTAGTAGTGATACACCAATTAGAAAAACTATTCGCAGCCTTTTGAAAAGCtttattctttatttttgtttcaagTAACCCAAATAAACCTATATTATTAGCTTGCAAAAAATTATTTATATCTCTTTGTTTGCCTACCCTATTCATACCCCTTATGTTCCAGAATCCTATCCTATCCATTAGATAAAATAGTATTTGATGCATTACCCTTTTCAGCACTGAACTTCTTAggatatctctcttttaaatgaaaatttaattaactatatcattataatattggaaatttctcatggtaaccttgaactttgatacaTTACACATGCTACCTTGAACTATATCATTagaatcaccccaccttatgctatatttcgatgtggaaaaattctattttttatatgtagtatatttatcacatctatattatttttcaatgtgggacatataacatactatgaaatacaccatctttaatgtgtgcaaattatatgaaatctatatatactctaatgacaGCATttcttaccacgaatctaataatattattttcataactTTTTTACCGATATTATTTTgccaaataaaatgtaaaagtttttatataaaaattagaaacatcacttgaatataaaataagaaatacagagtatatattataataactaaaagattttccaaagattaacttaggttagaaatcattattgtagagacagtaatacaaattcttttaagagctctctctgacaatacttaagagaatcaaaagattttgggttatgacttctatttataatcataagatcgcCCTGCCTTATGGttatcttccgatgtgggacaattctaatatttatacatagtatattcaccacacttacattacttttcaatttaggacaaataacatactaagtacaccactttttttgcacctactttgacatcaacccgatttaataatgagaaaatacaatacaatacaatacaatctacactctaatgatagcattttttgtcacaatctaattatataactttcatacgatacttttttgtcaaatgaaatataaagtttttatatcaaaattataaacatcactttaatataatatagaaaatgtatatatatgggacagttctattatttatacataatatattcaccacaactacattatttttcaatgtgggacatataagtatataacatactaaaaagtacatatcttttatatcaaaaaaaattgggttaatacctaagtttcaaggatgcctcctatttatatttatagaatcaccctaccgtatactattatttcaatgtgagatacataatttaattatttagacgtagtatgttcatcatgcctacaaTATTTTTCGatttgaaagatataacataccaagaaatacatgtcttttcttaaaaaaaaccactattgtatacatattatttttctttgaaggtaaaaccacttagtctcgatcattagatagggatatcaacatcgtacatataacgactcattaacgctctattactgcattcagaagacaaccattagtaaaatctttagttttgtactgtgtcaggagaccaccatgtaatactacggttttatgagtctatgggtactctatcgagtaggccttactctgtcgagtaagggtgtgttgcggttttaaaatagtttctgacctgttgggtactcgatcgagtaaccttgatactctaTCGAgcaagggggcactcgatcgagtacctcagctactcgatcgagtagctcagttgacgggttatgttttggcgggttttgttaataacgcggattagtatatataatatGTCGTCATCTTtagtaaacacttttataaacctaattcagtcaaaaaggagattgaaactacgtagttcgcttcatccgcattattggcaaattccggagcttgagaggtcggattttattgttctttataactttgtgatccttgcgtcgagggtaagatgtacataccaattttatagtatttctttaagtttcgttaaaccctaattttgggaattgggggtttttatgatttgttaaggttagattgtgattatgtgattatgtgataggagaaggatttgtagaggagaggttttgagacagctgctagatcttCTGATGATtatgttgctttccaggtaggatttcctactcagtattagtcccataatgggatattggttgatgtgttgtgtttagttgtttgatatagtaattgtgttgtgattgtggttgtgatcgttgtctatggttcacgaggcgtggcctcggctgagtggggtcacttgcgggagtggcttcacgccttagtttcgccttctgtggaacccgccacagaagggatgtgcacattaatggacagggttgtcgctcactatgtggagcggggatttggtgggtacggtcgCCCCCCATCGGGCGGGGTCCGGTCCAaaggacagtcggtgattgagattgttgggattggtgtggttgtgtgtgtgtgacggttaagctgtctgtttatctgattgttgatatattgagttgtgtgattagtactgaccccgtttaaatgttttaaaaactgtggtgatccattcgggggtggtgagcagttattgagcaggtatgatatgacgcgtatgggatagctgggatgagtcatcacgtggcagttagaagtcttccgctgtgtcagatgatgctttatagctttgatagtcttagcagtagaccgtctgagaatgttgtatttcagtttatcagttttggtttgatcatgtaatcacttaaactatatttacttttaaagtacgtttctttattgtcttatgaatatcatgcctcgggtaaccgagatggtggcatccttatacctgagtggtcctggtaaggcacttggagtatggggatgttacaaatggtatcagagcgacgatcctgaaacctgtaaccaatgaacccaataaacatagggagtctaataaaatgaacccggggtaaaagttgtaggagctaatgcaaagacttgggagacatcctaaagtcgcgaactcgccctacaattttgaaccggtcactatgggatatgagtcgggatcgctatgtgtttaccttgtgtattgtgtacctatgtagtgatgtgtggcatgaaccagtggatgtatgtatgttgagaatggggaatgtgtagaaaagatggtgatgatgtgatttcgtaagttattgattgaaagcatgatagttgttttacggtatggcattatagaaatacgggaagaaaatttgtttgatggaagttatacatagagttatgtatacatatatgttgttggtagtgttgtacgagtttatatagctgaaactTTGAGTAAGAgtatgaataattggtggaaaaagatgataattgttgcatgataatatgatttttttttttataacgcatgttgtatgatggaagagattttataaggtCGTTATGCtaagtaacatgtgaatatgatacttgatgtcatataattgtgattttgtttacgtaaagttatataataaaaacatgtgggtaatatgtgatgggtaagttgaatgatatatgtacatcgagttatttgttgcttgatttttgaagatggtaacatgagattagcaatactggttttatgagtactgagtcgttttgtctaccttgttgttgttcaAGTCGTTTGGAaattaaaaatcaatagttgtgtttttcgattataaagagggtGTCTTTAaaatgttataacttgagatgcataaatgattttgattttattccaattggaggtgatagcttgtccttttacgattctaacgataggtcacacgcccaaaacgaccaagaaatgagtgagttatgactgttttacgaaaactggacagtgctgagaaatgcgtaggtactcgatcgagtagccttggtactcgatcgagtagggggggactcgatcgagtacgttagttactcgatcgagtagccctggtaatttgttttacgtgcttctgatcttcacctactcgatcgagtaagtcacttactcgatcgagtgtcctgtactcgatctagtgacccctgttttgggtcatatgcttatcttttgaattcgttgcatattatgtttaattcaaagttgttattttgattctttatgcattgttttacatgtacgttggtcttgacgcgtaagttacccaatcttgtggtgtagtgagtggcacctgtggtgagtatgagttcggtgggaggacatgagttatacgtggttgtgatagagagtggaaaaagaaaaggaagatcgttatggttcattgagacatagagcatgttttgtgagatgagatgagcgatatgtttgtatgttgagtaatgcaaAAGTAattgaatgtgggcaagggatgatgtgagtttatggaacgtgagaatgaaaagattgaaatgagagacgcaaatggtggcagcttgagatgtgtaaagaattatggagggagatggttaggagtcgtgtgggttaagaatatacatagtgaatgttcgttttaaaggggtgagaagagtggtatacagtgaattttatggagacatgtcgcgaggtagatttgtacacagtgagtaagtttgggagatttggtttatcaagaggtgaaactacatgtgatttctttgggcatttaacagTATGAaaggaattctgatttctagagaggtacaaaggagatgcaattgtttgaacagtgaacgttgattttatggataaataAGTGGTaagggtgattaatggcataataagagaatatttatggtaagaaagagtgagatgatatcgatatgaaataatgggatttgagttttggagcaatgaaaagataatcggagcactaaagagttaggtagaagtgataaggagttgaatggttaattaatTTTGCCgagagtaaaagaaaagaatgaggggagtaaaactaggaagatgttgaccggagttatgtgacataaaagtgaggaattgtcgagatgtatgatactatcaagagtaagtaagttaatggttatacaggagtctcgggacaacatgattattcatgggctttgaggaattaagggagtaagaggttgatagagtagctgcacgatatgagatattggtggagagttagatgacgctACGGTCAAGGATAGTGTTgaaaagaatgttgaggtaaattttgttggtggatttgatgtccgttatttggaatgttaaccaaagataggaaagaaaccgtgaggTTTAGGGATGAGTGTAATAGGTTTGATGTCcgaacagtggtagtgttatggtttgtgactaatggttaagagtgatggtatattagaaaggtagcaatgctaaagaggttgatttggtagggacctgattgttgtgtatgattgtgagagggtataagatgtggctagatgaggcggatgttaatagttgaatagtaatggtatggttatatttgaagggtaatatccgtataagaccctttaaatttaaggattataacgtaaatttaatatgtgaaacatggtcataaacgaaaaacataatgaaacgataaagattaagtaataacctccggtcctagtgcaattcggcaatgagagatcaaagtagatctcctcctaattgttgcacccaagattgtccgagaaatgcccttgtgctagaatgaatcctctaattgccttgcaatattgagaggattattttgtgtgttttgcttagatgagagatctaggttttagagagaaattgatctccaaaaccctagttgttttgcaaatgaattagcattaggttacaaaagagagagagctctcttttgtctatcccattcggccaaaaccgagtccaagggagaggaatgggctttcatttcctcttcatcttaactcgtagtccgacatgtaattcgctaagtgtatatgacgcgtttcattataaatcatcatcggttatcggaaattaaggcatcaactaataatacgggttagttgaattattaatacatgtccgacaaagacaatattgtataattatattcaatatacatttaattaaatataaatcgctttatatctaatttacgaattaactgcttaatccgccttagccattattatttaatccgcattaaataaaatatctcaacatcacattttgactaattattagtcaaataactcggactaaccggttagtcaaatttggcatctacatgactgtattttcataccgtcacatctctcaaacgtatcctataggtgtgacttttagggaccagttgatcaccgccatctgtatgacaataacgtcaaacttatctagcaagccaaccgttattgataaacgtggaccaactgattatgatacaaaagtataccctttgatccttttagagatttataagtccttgcactaactgtaaaggacaccagccccaacaagctcccacttgtccgtacaagtgtatgtgcaatgacgttatccgcactaactggaggacaccacctccaacaaactcccacttgtccgtacaagtgtatgtgcgataaacgattctcatattcatttaaaatttctcccactcaatgtaaaacaatttgcgatccggatccgcaaaggtcgtattttacaatcgatccagaactagagtggtttccccgactagagagtaacttaaccgataaaacgaatccgtatccgagcatggccatgcatttcgattctgactcctcgagtggccctgagaaatatcgagtacctgataaaggctgaatatttccttcaactcgaactccttccgatctaagcacagcatgaaattaCCCataaacaatctacttggccccctgttacggatgaccgtgagaaagaaaccaaagtcacccaaaatctgccttagtctcaagagacagtcgatagtcaaaagaatcgactcttaggatcaccatggaggtcctatccacgaccgggcaccgaatgttgtaaaacatttaggactccacgttgatgtcacaattgtgtcctacgagatatccgtataaatcgcctctgtgattggtcacaactttgttgacttatggctcgttgaacccaccatcaaccaacgtcacaaaataattaccttgagttatcagctcacgtgggcaattaaggaccaaaaatattatgtttgttcagttcactttgtggtgttcaaatttgtcgtacaaaaccacatgaaaaacaaaatatataaaaaattattaaaacgatgatgtcgtatagagtactagagagaatgaatctaatccataaaagagtactacaacttaggaacacgtttaattcccatggaattaacatgcccttcatgcttatcttgtcgtaatggtttagtgagaggatcttctatgttatcatctgtagcaatcttttctatcactacttccttttgctccacgtaatctcggattagatgagctttccgttgtacatgtctagacttgttgctagactttggctccttagcttggaagatggcacctctattgtcgcaatagatggtgatcgggtcattcgaactaggcactacagatagtccatgtaagaattgacgcatccatatcgcttcctttgtagcttcgacgcgcatagtactcggactcagtcgtagaatctgttgtaacattttgtttggaactcttccagtgatcgcagcgccattaagagtaaaaacgaatccagaccgagatttcgagtcatctcgatccgtttggaagctagcatctcacagaatccttgttgcgcatagcgtttgagggcctccataagtcaatgcccaatctttagtcctccgtaggtacttaagaatgttcttgacagccatccaatgtgattcacctggatgctgttggaatcgacttgtcatactcaatgcatatgccacgtccggacgtgtgcatatcatggcatacatgattgatcctatagccgaagcataaggaatccgtgtcatgcgctctttctcttccggtgtctccgtgaccgagacttgctcaaatgcacccctggagccatgggaagaaaccccttcttggagttagtcatgctgaatctctctaggactttgtctatgtaagactccccgatcgagagatagcatccgtcgtgatctatctcgatagatacggatgcctagaattctttgtgcctctcccagatctttcatctggaaatggtttttcaaccatactttcaccgaagttaagagaggtatgtcattcccaatcaggagtatgtcatcgacatacaatattaggaagacaatcttgctcccactcgacttgatataaagacatggttcctcgaccgatcgagtaaatccattttctttaatcacttggtcgaagcgatgattccaactccgagatgcttgcttaagtccataaatggaacgcttaagtttgcacactttcttaggatgtaaaggatcgatgaaaccttcgggttgtaccatgtacaactcttcctccaaaaagccgtttaagaaggcggttttcacatccatttgccaaatttcatagtcatgaaaagcggcaatcgctaagataatccgaatggaacgcaacatgactacgggtgcaaaaatttcatcgtagtgcaaacctggcacttgggtgaaacctttagcaactagtcgtgctttatagatatcttgttgaccttccacagaatgctttatcttgtaaagccatttgcattgaaggggacgaaccttagcaagtaagtcaacaagatcccatacgttgttctcatacatagagtccatctcggattgcatggcctcaagccatagctttgagtcggaactagtcatggcacctttataggttgcgggttcactactcgttaggagtagaacgtcatctatgtcatgttcctcgaccataccaatgtatctgtctggaggaatagagactcttcccgacctcctaggttcttcaggaatattcaccgcagccgggattgaaggaattggttcctccaatggttgctcggtatttgttcggaatctccgacagtcgaaggttctatcactctttgcattctcgagaaattccttctctaagaatgtcgcactagccgcaacaaaaacacgttgttcggttggcgaatagaagtaatgaccaagtgttcctttaagataacctataaagtatgtcttgaccgatcgcgggccgaccttatcctcgtgtctccacttgacataagcctcgcagcccaaaacccgtataaaggacaagttagggaccgttcccttccatagttcatatggagtcttgtcaacagctttagacggacttcggttaagtattagagcaaatgatgaagagcataaccccacaatgagtcaggcaacacggtgtggctcatcatggatcgaaccatatcaagtagtgttcgatttctccgttcggacacaccattcagctgaggtgttccaggtggagttagctgtagggcaatcccacagtctttaaggtgttgatcaaactcgtgagaaagatactcgccaccacgatccgaacgcagtgttttaatctttctacccaataggttatgtaccctattctggtattccttgaatttctcaaaggattcatttttgtgcttcattaagtagacatagccatatctacttaaatcgtccatgaaagtgatgaaatacctatagccttctcgtgcggtgattgacataggaccacatacatccgtgtgtatgagccctaataggtcagcagggcgcattccaacacctttgaaggaaatccgagtcatcttaccgatgagacatgattcacacgtgccaaatgattgaaaatcaaaggccgagatagctccatttttaatgagctgtttta is a genomic window containing:
- the LOC141628749 gene encoding uncharacterized protein LOC141628749 — encoded protein: MVYAFNGQHEREPLWDSLRRISNLVNGPWAIAGDFNSVLNTSERVGGNTPAGEMEPFRRCNADCGVVDVAAVGALFTWNNKQKPEERIYSRIDRFLVNQVWCDSFPNIYAHFLPEGLMDHTPCLLKSTSHS